The Motilibacter aurantiacus region CGCGGCGCTCACGGCCGCGGGCGTGGCGCCGCACGAGGAGGTCCTGATCACCGGCTTCGCCCCGCCGGTGTTCACCGCGAGCGACCCGGACGGCAATCCGGTGATCCTGCTCGAGGGCGGCGGTGACGGCCCGCCGGGCACGCCGTCCGGGGCCCGCCCGGAGGGTCAGCCGGCCGGCTTCGCCGGGACCGGCTCCACGCCCGCCCGCAGCAGGCCGAACGACATCGCGTCGACCAGCGCCTCCCAGGAGGCCTCGATGATGTTCGCGGCGATCCCGACGGTCGTCCAGGTCTCGCCCGCGCCGTTGGAGGTCTCGATGAGCACCCTCGTCATGGCGCCGGTGCCGGTCCCGGTGCCCGCGTCGACGATGCGGACCTTGTAGTCCACGAGCGAGAACTGCTCGATGACCGGGTAGGCGTTGACGAGCGCCAGCCGCAGCGCCGCGTCGAGCGCGTTGACCGGGCCGTTCCCTTCCCCGGTGGCCACGTGCCGCTCCCCGGCGGCGTGGACCTTGACGGTCGCCTCGGCGAGCGCCTGCTCCCCGCCACGCCCGTCCATGAGCGCGCGCCACGACTCGACCTCGAACCAGCAGCGGCGGGCGCCCTCGACCACCTCGAGCAGCAGCAGCTCGAAGCTCGCGTCGGCCACCTCGAAGGTGTAGCCGCGGGCCTCCATCTCCTTGACCCGCTCGGTGAGCCGGGTCTGCGCGTCGCGGTCGCTGGACAGGTCGTAGCCGAGCTCGCGCCCCTTGAGCTCGACGCTGGCCCGTCCGGCCATCTCGGACACGAGGAGACGCATGTCGTTGCCGACCAGCGAGGGGTCGACGTGCTGGTAGAGGTCGGGGTCCACCTTGATCGCGCTCGCGTGGAGGCCGGCCTTGTGCGCGAACGCGGAGGCGCCGACGTACGGCTGCCGGGCGTACGGAGGGACGTTGGTGATCTCACTGACCGCATGCGAGATGCGCGTGGACTCCTGCAACCCGTTGCCCGCAAGGAGTTTCATCCGACGCTTGAGCTCGAGATTGGCGACGATCGTGACGAGGTCGGCGTTGCCCGTGCGCTCGCCGTAGCCGTTGAGCGTCCCCTGGACGTGCGTCGCGCCGGCGTCGACCGCCGCGAGCGTGTTGGCCACCGCGCAGCCGGCGTCGTTGTGGCAGTGGATCCCGAGCTTGGCCGAGCTGGCGGCGAGCACCTCGCCGACCGCGTCCGCCACCTCGTTCGGGAGCATGCCGCCGTTGGTGTCGCACAGCGCGATGACCTCCGCACCGGACTCGGCCGCGACTCGCACGAACTCGACTGCGTACTTCGGGTCGTACCGGTAGCCGTCGAAGAAGTGCTCGGCGTCGACGAAGACGCGTGTCCCCTCGGCGCGCAGGTGGTCGATGGTGTCGCGCAGCATCGCCAGCCCCTCGTCCGGCGTCGTGCGCAGCGCCTTCTCCACGTGCAGGGCGTGCGACTTCGCGACGAGGGTCACCACCGGCGTGCGCGCCTCGCGCAGCGCCGCGACGAGCGGGTCGTCGGGGGCCTTCGCCCCCGCCCGCCGGGTCGAGCCGAACGCTGCCAGCGCCGCATTGCGCAACGACAGCTCGGTCTGCGCGCGCCGGAAGAACTCGGTGTCCTTCGGGCTCGCGCCCGGCCAGCCGCCCTCGATGAAGCCGACGCCCAGGTCGTCCAGGTGGCGCGCGATCGCGAGCTTGTCGGCGACGGTCAGCGCGAGGCCCTCCTGCTGCGCGCCGTCGCGCAGGGTCGTGTCGTAGACGTGGAAGCCGTCGCTCGTCGGCGCCATGGGCCTGGGTCCTTCCGGAACGGGGTGGTGCGCGTGCTGTGCTGGGCGGGACAACGAAGTGCCGGGAAAACGAAAAGACCCCCCGCGGATGCGAGAGGTCGGCGCGCTCGGCGAAAGATGCCGGGCGCGCTAGCCGATAATCGAGCGGCTGCGGAGCATGGGGCCATCGTGCCACACCCCGGCCAGCGCCGTCCCCGGCTTGCCCGCACGGCCGCAAGCCCTCGACCCGGTCGGCAGGAGGCCCCCTTCCCCCTGATGGACGGGGAGAAGGGGGCCTCCTGCCGGCACGTGGCGGGGCGGGGCGGCGGTCAGCCCAGGGAGACGGTGCGCATCCAGCTGTGCTTGTCGGCCGCGACGCCGTGCTGGATGTCGAGCAGCGCCTGGCGCAGCCGGATCGTCACCGGGCCGGGCTCGCCGTCGCCCACCGTCCACTCCCCCTGCGCCGACTTGACCGTGCCGACGGGAGTGATGACCGCGGCCGTGCCGCAGGCGAACACCTCGGAGATCTCGCCGCTCGCGTTGCCCTCGCGCCACTCGTCCGTGGAGATGCGGCGCTCCTCGACCTCGAGGCCGAGGTCCGCGGCGAGGGTGAGCAGGCTGTCACGGGTGATGCCCGGCAGCAGGGTCCCGGTGAGGGAGGGCATGACCAGACGCGCCGAGTCGCCGCTGCCGACGACGAAGCAGAGGTTCATGCCGCCCATCTCCTCGACCCAGCGGTGCTCCACCGCGTCGAGCCACACGACCTGGTCGCAGCCGTGCGCGGCGGCCTCGTGCTGGGCCACGAGCGACGCCGCGTAGTTGCCGGCGCACTTGGCCTCGCCGGTGCCCCCGGGCGCGGCACGGGTGTACTCGGTCGAGAGCCACACGCTGACCGGCTTCACCCCGCGCGGGAAGTACGCCCCCGCGGGCGAGGCGATGAGCAGGTAGAGGTACGCGGCGGCGGGCCGGACGCCCAGCCCGACCTCCGTGGCGATCATGAAGGGGCGCAGGTAGAGCGAGCGGCCCGCCTCTGCCGGCACCCACGCGGCGTCCTGGCGCACGAGCGCCTCGACCGACTCGAGGAAGAGCTCCTCGGGCAGCTCGGGCATCGCCAGCCGGCGTGCCGAGCGGTTCATCCGGCGCGAGTTCTCCTCGGGGCGGAAGAGCGCGACCGAGCCGTCCGGCTGCCGGTACGCCTTCAGCCCCTCGAAGATCTCCTGGCCGTAGTGCAGGGCCATGGTCGCCGGGTCCAGCTGGAGCGGGCCGTACGGGACGAGCTCCCCGTCGTGCCAGCCGCGGCCCTCGACCCAGCGCACGGTGACCATGTGATCGGTGAATACCCGGCCGAAGCCCGGGTCGACGAGGAGCGCCTCGCGCTCCGTCGCGGACAGGGGGCTGCTGGTGGGCTTCAACTCGATGGCCATGAGGCAAACGGTAGTAGCCCCGGCCACGACGTCCACCGGATACCACCAGATGGACGGTCAGCCCCCGCGCAGCTCGAAGGTCGCGCTCCAGTAGTCCCAGGCCTCGCGCCAGTCGCGCTCCTCCGCGGCCAGGGCGCGGGCCAGCGGCACCGCGAGCCGAGGGTCGGCGGACCGGGCGCGGTTCGCCCAGAGCCGCCGCCACGCCTCCTGCGCGCGCCGGCTCGGCACGTCCGAGTCGAAGACGACGAAGCGCAGCATCTCCTCGACCGCTGCGTCCCACCGCCGCGGGTCGGCGGCCCAGTCGAGCTCGGCCGTCCGCTTCACGTGGGCGACGAGCGCGGCGATCGCGGCCGCGGCCTCGTCCCGGCTCTCCGCGGCGAGCCGGGCCTGCGCGCGCACCGCGGCCTCGAGCAGGAGGGCGGGGTCCGGGAGGTCAACGGCACCCGCGTCCCCGCCGCGCAGGCGACGGACGCGCTCCAGCAGACGGCCCCGGCGGCTGGCCGGTGGCGGCTCGGGCGGTGGCTGGAGCAGCCCGGCGATCAGCGCGCGGTGCGCCTCGAAACCGCGCGCCGGAGGCAGGTCGGCCTCTTCCGGGCGCGCCGCCGAGCGGCGGGCCAGCTCCTCGGCGAGCCGGGACCGCGCGTCCCGGAAGGGCGCTCGACGCACGCCCTCCAGGGTGACACGAGCAGCGGTCAGGCGAGCCGGGAGAGCACGGCGTCACCGACTTGTGACGTACGCCGGGGCGAGCTGCCGCGCTCGGCGAGGTCCTGCTCCACCGCGTCCTCGACCCGTCGCGCCGCAGCCGGCAGGCCGAGGTGGTCCAGCAGCAGCGCGACGGACAGGATCGCGGCGGTGGGGTCGGCGATGCCCTGACCGGCGATGTCGGGGGCGGAGCCGTGGACCGGCTCGAACATGCTCGGCGACGTGCGGTCGGGATTGACGTTGCCGCTGGCGGCGAGCCCGATGCCGCCGGTGACGGCGGCCGCGAGGTCGGTGAGGATGTCGCCGAAGAGGTTGTCGGTGACGATCACGTCGAAGCGCTCGGGCTTGGTCACCATGAAGATCGTGGCCGCGTCGACGTGCAGGTAGTCCACCGAGACGTCGGGGAACTCCTGCCCCACGCGCTGCACGGTCCGCGACCACAGGTGCCCGGCGTGCACGAGGACGTTGTTCTTGTGCACGAGGGTGAGCTGCTGGCGCGGGCGGGCCTGTGCCCGGGCGAAGGCGTCGCGCACGACCCGCTCGACCCCGAAGGCGGTGTTGACGCTGACCTCGTTGGCGACCTCTGCCGGGGTGCCGACCCGGATCGCGCCGCCGTTGCCGACGTACGGGCCCTCGGTGCCCTCCCGGACGACCACGAAGTCGATCTCCCGGTCGCCGGCCAGCGGCGACGTCACCCCGCGGAAGAGCTTGGAGGGGCGCAGGTTCACGTAGTGGTCGAGCTCGAAGCGCAGCCGGAGCAGCAGCCCGCGCTCGAGCACGCCGCTCGGCACGGCCGGGTCGCCCACGGCGCCGAGCAGGATCCCGTCGACGCCGCGCAGCTCCTCGAGCACGCTGTCCGGCAGCGTCTCCCCCGTCGCGTGCCAGCGGCGCGCGCCGAGGTCGTACTCGACGACCTCGGCCCGCCGGCCCTCCGCGGCGAGCACGGCGTCCAGCACGCGGCGGGCCTCGGCGACGACCTCGGGGCCGATGCCGTCACCGGGGATGGCGGCGAGGCGCAGGGTCTGCTCGGGCTGCTGCACGGTGCTGTCGCTCACGGGCGTGCAGCCTAACGGGTCGACCGCGCCTTGAGACAGTTCGTCTCACCATGTGGAGAGGAGAGCCCTCAAGGGGCCGGGTTTCCCCGCGGGCCGGCGTGGAGATCACTTCGATCACCGCAGGCTCCCGGCCTGCCCGACCACGGAGGGCCCCATGAACACACGCACGATCGCGATCATCGCGCTCGTCATCGCTGTCATCGTCGCCATCGCGGTCTTCACCAGCGTCCTGTGACGGCGAAGGGGGTGCTGCCCGGGACACGTCCCGGGCAGCACCCCCTTCGTCCGTCTGCTCGGGGTCAGCCCTCGAGGTCGACCGTCCGGCCGGAGACCGCCCCGATCTCCTGCACGATCGCCTCCAGCGTGTCCGCGGGCACGGCCGAGTCGACGGTGAGCGCGACGAGCGCGTCGCCGCCCTTGCTCCCCCGGCTCACCTGCATGCCGGCGATGTTGACCCCGGCCTCCCCGAGGACGCGGCCGATGGTGCCCACGACGCCCGGGCGGTCCTCGTAGCGCAGGAACGCCAGGTGCTCCGAGAGCGGCACCTCGACGTCGAGGCCGTCAACCTCGACGATCTTCTCGACCTGACGCGGGCCGGTCAGCGTGCCCGACACCGACGTCTGCGACCCGTCGGCGAGCGTCCCGCGCAGGGTGACGAGGTTGCGGAAGTCCGGGCTCTCCGACGTCGTCACCAGGCGCGTCTCGAGCCCGCGCTCCTTCGCGAGCACCGGCGCGTTCACGTAGGTCACCTGCTCCTCGACGACCTCGCCGAAGATGCCGCGCAGCGCGGCCAGCTCGAGGACGCGCACGTCCTGCTCGGCGATCTCGCCCCGGACCTCGATGTCGAGCGACTGCGGGACGGCGCCGGCGAGCGCGCTGAACACGCGGCCGAGCTTCTCCGTCAGCGGGATGCCCGGGCGCACGTCCTCGGCGATGACCCCGCCCTGGACGTTGACCGCGTCAGGCACCAGCTCGCCGGCGAGCGCGAGCCGGACCGACTTCGCGACGGCGATGCCCGCGCGCTCCTGCGCCTCGTCCGTGGACGCACCGAGGTGCGGGACCCCGACGACCGAATCCAATTGCATGAGCGGGGAGTCGGTCTTCGGCTCCTTGTCCCACACGTCGATGCCGGCGCCGGCGACCCGGCCCTCCGTGAGGGCGGTGTAGAGCGCCGCCTCGTCGAGGATGCCGCCGCGCGCGGCGTTGACGATGATGACGTTGGGCTTGACCTTGTGCAGTGCCTCGTCACCCAGCAGGCCGACGGTCTCCGGCGTCTTCGGCAGGTGAACCGTGATGAAGTCCGCCTCGGCCAGCAGCTCGTCGAGGCTGACCAGGCGCGCGCCGATCTGCGCCGCGCGGCCCGCCTGCACGTAGGGGTCGTAGGCGATGACCTTCATGCCGAAGGCCGAGAGCCGCTGCGCGACGAGCACCCCGATGCGGCCGAGGCCGACGATGCCGACGGTCTTCTCGAAGAGCTCGACGCCGGTGAACTTGCTGCGCTTCCACTCCCCGGCCTTGAGCGAGGCGTGCGCGGCCGGGATGCGGCGGGCCACGGACAGCAGCAACGAGATCGCGAGCTCGGCGGCCGAGACGATGTTCGACGTCGGTGCGTTGACGACCATGACGCCGGCCTGCGTGGCGGCCGGGACGTCGACGTTGTCCAGCCCGACCCCGGCGCGCGCCACCACCTTGAGCTGCTTGGCGGCGGCGATCGCCTCGGCGTCGACCTTGGTCGCGCTGCGCACGAGGACCGCGTCCACGTCCGTGATCGCCGAGAGCAGCTCGCCACGGTCGGCCCCGTTGCAGGAGCGGACCTCGAAGTCCGGCCCGAGGGCCTCGATGGTGGCGGGCGAGAGCTCTTCAGCGAGAAGGACGACTGGCTTCTTGCTCACCGTGGGACTCCTGTGGCTAGAACCGGGGACGGCGCTGCGAACTCTACCGATGGCCTCGTGAAGCCGTTCACAAGATCGGCGGCTGCACGTCCGGGCAGGGCCAGGCGTCCCCGCGCCAGGCCGCGTCCCAGAAGAGGTACTCGTAGCGCGCGCTGCGCAGGTACGCGGCCCCCATGGCGGCGCGCACTCCCGGCGACGCCGCGTCGGCCAGGTCGTCCGCCAGCCGCTCGGCCTGCGTCACGGCCTCGGCGAAGGCGTCGGCGGCGTACGCCTGGACCCACGTCCGGTAGCGGCCGTCCGCAGGCACGAGCCGCTCGCACGCCAGGCCCACGTCCAGGTAGACCCGGAAGCACGGCAGGACGGCGGCCACGCCCACCTCCACCGGCTCGAGCGCGGCGGCCCGCAGCAGCCAGGAGACGTACGCGGTGCACGTCGGGGTGGGGACGTGGGCCGCCAGGTCGTCCGGGCCGATGCCGCGCTCGCCGAGCATCTGCGCGTGCAGCAGGCGCTCCGCGTCCGCGGCCCCGATCGCGGCCGCCGCGAGCTGCGTGACCCCGGGCCCGCCGGGCAGCCGGCTCGCGCAGCTCGCCAGCGCGCGGGCGTACTCCCCCAGGTAGGCCGAGTCGTCGAGCAGGTAGCGGTCGAACACCTCGGGGTCGAGGGTGCCGTCGGCGAGCCCGCGCAGGAACGGGTGGGCAAGGATCTCGTCCACGACGGGCTGGGCGGCCCGGCGCACGTCGGTGGACCAGCTCACGCCGCCCACCAGCCCACGAAGTGGTGCACGGGGCCGCTGCCCGAGCCGACCCCGAGCCCGTCCGCGGCCCGCAGCGCGTCCGTGAGGTAGTCCTTCGACCGCTGCACCGCCTCGCGCATCGGCATGCCCAGCGCCAGGCCGGCGGCGATGGCGGAGGAGAGCGTGCAGCCGGTGCCGTGCGTGTTGCGGGTGTCGACCCGGGCCGCGGTCAGCTCCAGGACGCCGTCCGCGTCGACGAGGACGTCGGTGCTGGACGGGCCTGCGAGGTGCCCACCCTTGACCAGAACGGCCGAAGAGCCCATCTGGCGAAGTGCGTTTCCTGCATCTTGCATCTCGTCCTCCTCGATCGAGGGCCGGCGCAGCAGCGTCGCGGCCTCGGGCAGGTTCGGGGTGAGGACCGT contains the following coding sequences:
- the thiD gene encoding bifunctional hydroxymethylpyrimidine kinase/phosphomethylpyrimidine kinase, which translates into the protein MTAAIVLSVAGSDPSGGAGIQADLKAFSAMGAYGGAVLTALTAQSTRGVTGVLPVPAEFVTAQLDAVLDDLDVRAVKVGMLGGADVVAAVAEAFVRHEVPQVVVDPVMVATSGDRLVDEATVDAIRELLVPLATVLTPNLPEAATLLRRPSIEEDEMQDAGNALRQMGSSAVLVKGGHLAGPSSTDVLVDADGVLELTAARVDTRNTHGTGCTLSSAIAAGLALGMPMREAVQRSKDYLTDALRAADGLGVGSGSGPVHHFVGWWAA
- a CDS encoding TenA family protein, with amino-acid sequence MSWSTDVRRAAQPVVDEILAHPFLRGLADGTLDPEVFDRYLLDDSAYLGEYARALASCASRLPGGPGVTQLAAAAIGAADAERLLHAQMLGERGIGPDDLAAHVPTPTCTAYVSWLLRAAALEPVEVGVAAVLPCFRVYLDVGLACERLVPADGRYRTWVQAYAADAFAEAVTQAERLADDLADAASPGVRAAMGAAYLRSARYEYLFWDAAWRGDAWPCPDVQPPIL
- a CDS encoding branched-chain amino acid aminotransferase; protein product: MAIELKPTSSPLSATEREALLVDPGFGRVFTDHMVTVRWVEGRGWHDGELVPYGPLQLDPATMALHYGQEIFEGLKAYRQPDGSVALFRPEENSRRMNRSARRLAMPELPEELFLESVEALVRQDAAWVPAEAGRSLYLRPFMIATEVGLGVRPAAAYLYLLIASPAGAYFPRGVKPVSVWLSTEYTRAAPGGTGEAKCAGNYAASLVAQHEAAAHGCDQVVWLDAVEHRWVEEMGGMNLCFVVGSGDSARLVMPSLTGTLLPGITRDSLLTLAADLGLEVEERRISTDEWREGNASGEISEVFACGTAAVITPVGTVKSAQGEWTVGDGEPGPVTIRLRQALLDIQHGVAADKHSWMRTVSLG
- a CDS encoding 3-isopropylmalate dehydrogenase; its protein translation is MSDSTVQQPEQTLRLAAIPGDGIGPEVVAEARRVLDAVLAAEGRRAEVVEYDLGARRWHATGETLPDSVLEELRGVDGILLGAVGDPAVPSGVLERGLLLRLRFELDHYVNLRPSKLFRGVTSPLAGDREIDFVVVREGTEGPYVGNGGAIRVGTPAEVANEVSVNTAFGVERVVRDAFARAQARPRQQLTLVHKNNVLVHAGHLWSRTVQRVGQEFPDVSVDYLHVDAATIFMVTKPERFDVIVTDNLFGDILTDLAAAVTGGIGLAASGNVNPDRTSPSMFEPVHGSAPDIAGQGIADPTAAILSVALLLDHLGLPAAARRVEDAVEQDLAERGSSPRRTSQVGDAVLSRLA
- the cimA gene encoding citramalate synthase encodes the protein MAPTSDGFHVYDTTLRDGAQQEGLALTVADKLAIARHLDDLGVGFIEGGWPGASPKDTEFFRRAQTELSLRNAALAAFGSTRRAGAKAPDDPLVAALREARTPVVTLVAKSHALHVEKALRTTPDEGLAMLRDTIDHLRAEGTRVFVDAEHFFDGYRYDPKYAVEFVRVAAESGAEVIALCDTNGGMLPNEVADAVGEVLAASSAKLGIHCHNDAGCAVANTLAAVDAGATHVQGTLNGYGERTGNADLVTIVANLELKRRMKLLAGNGLQESTRISHAVSEITNVPPYARQPYVGASAFAHKAGLHASAIKVDPDLYQHVDPSLVGNDMRLLVSEMAGRASVELKGRELGYDLSSDRDAQTRLTERVKEMEARGYTFEVADASFELLLLEVVEGARRCWFEVESWRALMDGRGGEQALAEATVKVHAAGERHVATGEGNGPVNALDAALRLALVNAYPVIEQFSLVDYKVRIVDAGTGTGTGAMTRVLIETSNGAGETWTTVGIAANIIEASWEALVDAMSFGLLRAGVEPVPAKPAG
- the serA gene encoding phosphoglycerate dehydrogenase, with the translated sequence MSKKPVVLLAEELSPATIEALGPDFEVRSCNGADRGELLSAITDVDAVLVRSATKVDAEAIAAAKQLKVVARAGVGLDNVDVPAATQAGVMVVNAPTSNIVSAAELAISLLLSVARRIPAAHASLKAGEWKRSKFTGVELFEKTVGIVGLGRIGVLVAQRLSAFGMKVIAYDPYVQAGRAAQIGARLVSLDELLAEADFITVHLPKTPETVGLLGDEALHKVKPNVIIVNAARGGILDEAALYTALTEGRVAGAGIDVWDKEPKTDSPLMQLDSVVGVPHLGASTDEAQERAGIAVAKSVRLALAGELVPDAVNVQGGVIAEDVRPGIPLTEKLGRVFSALAGAVPQSLDIEVRGEIAEQDVRVLELAALRGIFGEVVEEQVTYVNAPVLAKERGLETRLVTTSESPDFRNLVTLRGTLADGSQTSVSGTLTGPRQVEKIVEVDGLDVEVPLSEHLAFLRYEDRPGVVGTIGRVLGEAGVNIAGMQVSRGSKGGDALVALTVDSAVPADTLEAIVQEIGAVSGRTVDLEG